Proteins found in one Planctomycetia bacterium genomic segment:
- a CDS encoding sodium/solute symporter (Members of the Solute:Sodium Symporter (SSS), TC 2.A.21 as described in tcdb.org, catalyze solute:Na+ symport. Known solutes for members of the family include sugars, amino acids, nucleosides, inositols, vitamins, urea or anions, depending on the system.) — translation MISFYSPLLALHVLDYAVVVGYLVGMLWLGAYFSRTQNTSDEYFLASRRIPWFAIGLSIIATLMSSLTYVSEPGEVWKSGITNMLGKMLAIPFEMALVWLVLIPFLTKLRYTSAYEYLGDRFGAATKWLGIVLFMWLAISWMGFIVLVSSRILAVASGLNLMLVVAVVGVVATLYTVAGGLRAVIWTDVVQVVLMLGGALMTLIYVAVQTSSTPADWYALVVQRHATKQLEWFSVDPFTRSTILTVAASMFVWHVCTHVSNQMTVQRYFSAGSLTAARRSFVVGSLTGVSINLLLLVVGLALYFYYYPQARPEGVLPTGKEADMIFPLFALRRLPAGLAGAWLAAMLAAAMSSIDSGINSASSVLSVEWNRAHPDRAPDSEKSLAGVKLSTLLLGLFVTAAAYGLDVLTRDRNIIDMMGRSFNCFTGPLGGLFFLGIFVKRCGNAGATTAGLVGLAVSIGLAFGQELFGLAQSPSFTWVQPCSLAATLVVGTVSSILRPRREGGGAADG, via the coding sequence GTGATTTCCTTCTATAGCCCTCTTCTTGCGCTGCACGTTCTCGACTACGCCGTCGTCGTCGGCTATCTCGTCGGCATGCTTTGGCTCGGAGCGTATTTCTCGCGCACGCAGAACACGAGCGACGAATACTTTTTGGCGAGCCGGCGCATCCCCTGGTTCGCGATCGGCCTGAGCATCATCGCCACGCTCATGTCGAGCCTCACCTACGTCTCGGAGCCGGGCGAGGTCTGGAAGTCGGGCATCACGAACATGCTCGGCAAGATGCTCGCGATTCCGTTCGAGATGGCGCTCGTCTGGCTGGTGCTGATCCCGTTCCTGACGAAGCTGCGCTACACCTCGGCCTACGAATACCTCGGCGATCGCTTCGGCGCGGCGACGAAGTGGCTCGGCATCGTCCTGTTTATGTGGCTGGCGATTTCGTGGATGGGCTTCATCGTCCTCGTTTCGAGCCGCATCTTGGCCGTCGCTTCCGGTTTGAATCTGATGCTCGTCGTGGCCGTGGTCGGAGTCGTGGCGACTTTGTACACCGTTGCCGGCGGCTTGCGCGCCGTGATTTGGACCGATGTCGTGCAGGTGGTGCTCATGCTCGGCGGCGCGCTGATGACGCTCATCTATGTCGCAGTGCAAACGTCGAGCACGCCGGCCGATTGGTACGCGCTCGTCGTCCAGCGCCATGCGACGAAGCAACTCGAGTGGTTCAGCGTCGACCCTTTCACACGATCGACGATTCTTACCGTCGCCGCGAGCATGTTCGTGTGGCACGTTTGCACGCACGTCAGCAACCAAATGACTGTGCAACGCTACTTCTCGGCCGGTTCGCTCACCGCGGCTCGCCGCAGCTTCGTCGTCGGCTCGCTCACGGGAGTGTCGATCAACTTGCTGCTGCTCGTCGTCGGCCTCGCGCTCTACTTTTATTACTATCCGCAAGCGCGACCGGAAGGGGTGCTGCCGACCGGCAAGGAAGCCGACATGATCTTTCCGCTCTTCGCCTTGCGCCGGCTGCCGGCAGGCTTGGCCGGTGCTTGGCTGGCGGCGATGCTCGCCGCCGCGATGTCGAGCATCGACTCCGGCATCAACTCCGCCTCGTCGGTCTTGTCCGTCGAATGGAATCGGGCCCATCCCGACCGCGCGCCCGATAGCGAGAAGAGCTTAGCCGGCGTGAAGCTCTCGACGCTGCTGCTCGGCCTGTTCGTCACCGCCGCCGCTTACGGGCTCGACGTGCTGACCCGCGATCGGAACATCATCGACATGATGGGCCGGAGCTTTAATTGCTTCACCGGCCCTCTCGGCGGCCTGTTCTTCCTCGGCATCTTCGTGAAGCGGTGCGGCAACGCAGGCGCCACGACCGCCGGCCTCGTCGGGCTCGCCGTCAGCATCGGCCTAGCATTCGGCCAAGAACTCTTCGGCCTGGCGCAATCCCCCAGCTTCACCTGGGTCCAACCCTGCTCACTGGCCGCAACGCTCGTCGTCGGCACAGTATCCTCAATTCTTCGCCCTCGGAGAGAAGGTGGCGGCGCAGCCGACGGTTGA
- the hpnC gene encoding squalene synthase HpnC translates to MPAVPIVEQLATYGPGGTAGVPAPAEASEYCRRLATSHYENFSVVGRLLPRELRRHVYHIYAYCRWADDLSDEVGDPERSLALLAWWEEELRACYAGEARHPVFVALAATIREFEIPPDPFLDLLVAFRQDQRRTRYETFDELVGYCKNSADPVGRLVLYLGRACDDERAALSDSICTGLQLANFWQDVTRDFAIGRVYLPQEDLVRFGVVEQELTHSPASMNLRALLKFEVERAEAWLQRGLPLVDRMPRALAGDVWLFAQGGLKILAKIRRLDYDVVSRRPKVSKLDQLQLLVGCLWRNRFGGSKA, encoded by the coding sequence ATGCCGGCAGTTCCCATCGTCGAGCAGCTTGCGACATACGGCCCCGGCGGGACGGCCGGCGTGCCGGCGCCGGCCGAAGCGAGCGAGTATTGCCGACGCTTGGCGACGTCGCACTACGAAAACTTTTCGGTCGTCGGCCGGCTCTTGCCGCGCGAACTTCGTCGGCATGTCTACCACATCTACGCCTACTGCCGCTGGGCCGACGACTTGTCCGACGAAGTCGGCGATCCCGAGCGCAGCTTGGCGCTACTCGCATGGTGGGAAGAGGAATTGCGTGCGTGCTACGCGGGCGAAGCGCGGCATCCGGTGTTCGTGGCGCTCGCCGCAACGATTCGCGAATTCGAGATTCCGCCCGACCCGTTTCTCGATCTACTCGTCGCCTTTCGACAAGACCAACGCCGAACGCGCTACGAGACGTTCGACGAGCTCGTCGGTTACTGCAAGAACTCCGCCGATCCGGTCGGGCGCTTGGTGCTCTACCTCGGTCGCGCATGCGACGACGAGCGGGCCGCGCTAAGCGACTCGATCTGCACCGGCCTGCAGCTCGCGAACTTTTGGCAAGACGTGACGCGCGACTTCGCGATCGGGCGCGTGTATCTTCCGCAAGAAGATCTAGTTCGCTTCGGCGTCGTGGAACAAGAGCTGACGCATTCTCCGGCGAGCATGAACCTTCGAGCGCTCTTGAAGTTCGAGGTCGAGCGGGCCGAAGCGTGGCTGCAGCGCGGGCTGCCGCTCGTCGACCGGATGCCCCGCGCACTCGCCGGCGATGTGTGGCTCTTCGCGCAAGGGGGCTTGAAGATTCTCGCGAAGATCCGCCGGCTCGACTACGACGTCGTCTCTCGCCGCCCGAAAGTCTCGAAGCTCGATCAGTTGCAGTTGCTCGTCGGTTGCTTATGGCGCAATCGCTTCGGCGGGAGCAAGGCATGA
- a CDS encoding CBS domain-containing protein produces the protein MKLMDILRVKGSAVHCTTPGASLAEVVAKLVEFNIGSLVVREDLGVHLGRVLGIITERDILKACVAGCDSLAARKVGEAMSKDLVVGSPLDSIDDTMGLMTEHRIRHLPVMDGDELKGMISIGDVVKAHHHMAVVENHYLKSYIQS, from the coding sequence GTGAAACTCATGGATATCTTGCGCGTCAAAGGTTCGGCCGTTCACTGCACCACGCCCGGCGCTTCGCTCGCCGAAGTCGTCGCTAAGCTGGTCGAGTTCAATATCGGCTCGCTCGTCGTGCGCGAGGATCTCGGCGTGCATCTCGGTCGGGTACTCGGCATCATCACGGAGCGCGACATTCTCAAGGCCTGCGTCGCCGGCTGCGATTCGCTCGCCGCGCGCAAGGTCGGCGAAGCGATGTCGAAAGATTTAGTCGTCGGCTCGCCGCTCGACTCGATCGACGACACGATGGGCCTGATGACCGAACATCGCATCCGCCACTTGCCGGTCATGGACGGCGACGAGCTGAAAGGGATGATCTCGATCGGCGACGTCGTGAAAGCCCATCACCACATGGCGGTGGTCGAGAACCATTATCTGAAGAGCTACATTCAGAGCTAG
- a CDS encoding beta-lactamase family protein, producing MSCSLTPGQFTSRLMKVFALAAFVVGSVVAGVSELRAAELAWPVPEWQTAKPEEAGMSAAGVAKVGEWLKASGAKTGLLVRGGKIVGEWYFDGASADTKLIVYSTTKSFASTAAGLAIADGKLSLDTKVGELLPDVKPEGKKNVTVRQIISMDTGLHNNSGIGQMPKLFSYSLFEAPMDHEPGKHWNYNNTGLALLSPVMKKATGKEVDQVLKEKVFSKIGIGESDWKWDTREDHTIPYSGLHITARGLAKFGLLFLREGKWKDEQVVPAAWVKEATGSSQAMNPEYGYLWWNNTTGKKWPGVPKDAYAALGRSDNSMLIVPSLDLIVLRTIGDDQDKSRKIKIAELFLAACEAVEKK from the coding sequence ATGTCTTGCTCGCTCACGCCTGGCCAGTTCACCTCTCGTTTGATGAAGGTTTTCGCGCTCGCCGCCTTCGTCGTCGGTTCGGTCGTCGCCGGCGTGTCCGAGCTTCGAGCCGCCGAACTGGCTTGGCCGGTCCCCGAGTGGCAGACCGCGAAGCCGGAAGAGGCGGGCATGAGCGCCGCCGGAGTGGCGAAGGTCGGCGAGTGGCTCAAGGCGAGCGGTGCCAAGACCGGGCTCCTGGTGCGGGGCGGCAAGATCGTCGGCGAGTGGTACTTCGACGGCGCCTCGGCCGATACGAAGCTGATCGTGTACAGCACGACCAAGTCGTTTGCTTCGACCGCGGCCGGCCTCGCCATCGCCGACGGCAAGCTCTCGCTCGACACGAAGGTCGGCGAGTTGCTTCCCGACGTGAAGCCCGAAGGGAAGAAGAACGTCACCGTGCGCCAGATCATCAGCATGGACACCGGGCTGCACAACAACAGCGGCATCGGCCAGATGCCGAAGCTCTTCAGCTATTCGTTGTTCGAAGCGCCGATGGATCACGAGCCGGGCAAGCATTGGAACTACAACAACACCGGGCTCGCGTTGCTTTCGCCGGTCATGAAGAAGGCGACCGGCAAGGAAGTCGATCAGGTCTTGAAGGAAAAAGTGTTCTCGAAGATCGGCATCGGCGAGAGCGATTGGAAATGGGACACGCGCGAAGACCACACGATCCCCTATAGCGGGCTGCATATCACGGCCCGCGGCTTGGCGAAGTTCGGCCTGCTGTTCCTGCGCGAAGGAAAATGGAAGGACGAGCAAGTCGTGCCGGCTGCCTGGGTGAAGGAAGCGACCGGCTCTTCGCAAGCGATGAACCCGGAGTACGGCTACCTGTGGTGGAACAACACGACGGGTAAGAAGTGGCCCGGCGTGCCGAAGGACGCCTATGCCGCACTCGGCCGCTCGGACAACAGCATGCTCATCGTGCCGAGCCTGGACCTGATCGTGCTCCGCACGATCGGCGACGACCAAGACAAGAGCCGCAAGATCAAGATCGCGGAATTGTTCCTAGCCGCATGTGAAGCGGTGGAAAAGAAGTAG
- a CDS encoding transcriptional repressor: MNQDYSLVTVEVALTPVQRLEEYLQSRGKRVTQQRRIIVEQVFSRHEHFDADDLLAQLQTLVGPKKVSRPTVYRTLSELVEAGLLRKMTLGGRAVYEHDYGYPQHDHLHCTKCDKLIEFSSDEVKRLRDAVGREHQFRVTGHRLIISGICHDCSRARRATRPHDLI; this comes from the coding sequence ATGAATCAAGATTATTCGCTCGTCACCGTCGAAGTCGCGCTCACGCCCGTGCAGCGGTTGGAAGAATATCTGCAAAGCCGCGGCAAACGGGTCACGCAGCAGCGCCGCATCATCGTCGAGCAAGTCTTCTCACGACACGAACATTTCGACGCCGACGATCTGCTCGCGCAATTGCAAACGCTCGTCGGCCCGAAGAAGGTCAGCCGGCCGACCGTGTACCGGACGCTGAGCGAGCTCGTCGAAGCCGGCCTGCTGCGCAAGATGACGCTCGGCGGTAGGGCCGTGTATGAACACGACTACGGCTACCCTCAACACGACCATCTGCACTGCACGAAGTGCGACAAACTGATCGAGTTTTCGAGCGACGAAGTGAAGCGCCTGCGCGACGCCGTGGGACGAGAACATCAGTTCCGCGTGACCGGCCACCGGCTGATCATCAGCGGCATCTGCCACGACTGCAGCCGAGCCCGCCGCGCAACCCGCCCGCACGACCTCATCTGA
- the ispH gene encoding 4-hydroxy-3-methylbut-2-enyl diphosphate reductase has product MKILLASPRGFCAGVNMAIESLDLAIRLFGTPVYVYHEIVHNKYVVETFKAKGAVFVDHLQEVPEGSHLLYSAHGVSPEVREQAELRKLHTIDATCPLVTKVHLEAIKYAKLGYTIILIGHEGHDEVIGTMGEAPESMLLVETPEEVDTLVVPDERKLAYLTQTTLSVDDANRIISRLRERFPHIDNPPKDDICYATQNRQEAVRITSAEAEIVLVLGSQNSSNSQRLAELARESGRKAYLIDGAADIDLAWFRGDETVLVTAGASAPELVVDDCLEYLKRKFGATVELRMVREEEVYFPLPRELRRAGSERQEPSTLFAAAQRES; this is encoded by the coding sequence ATGAAGATTCTTCTGGCTAGTCCGCGCGGCTTCTGCGCCGGCGTGAACATGGCGATCGAAAGCCTCGACCTCGCGATTCGCTTGTTCGGCACTCCGGTCTACGTGTACCACGAAATCGTGCACAACAAGTACGTCGTCGAGACGTTCAAGGCCAAGGGAGCCGTGTTCGTCGATCATCTGCAGGAAGTGCCCGAGGGTTCGCATTTGTTGTACTCGGCGCACGGTGTGTCGCCCGAGGTTCGCGAACAGGCTGAGTTGCGCAAGCTGCACACGATCGACGCCACCTGTCCGCTGGTGACGAAGGTGCATTTAGAAGCGATCAAATACGCGAAGCTCGGCTACACGATCATTCTCATCGGCCACGAAGGACACGACGAAGTGATCGGCACGATGGGCGAGGCTCCCGAGTCGATGCTGTTGGTCGAAACTCCCGAGGAGGTCGACACGCTCGTCGTACCGGATGAACGGAAGCTCGCGTATCTCACGCAGACCACGCTGAGCGTCGACGACGCGAACCGAATTATTTCTCGGTTGCGCGAGCGCTTTCCGCACATCGACAACCCGCCGAAAGACGACATCTGCTACGCCACGCAGAATCGACAGGAAGCGGTGCGCATCACGTCGGCCGAAGCGGAGATCGTGCTGGTGCTCGGCAGCCAGAACAGCTCGAACAGTCAACGGCTCGCCGAGCTCGCGCGCGAAAGCGGCCGGAAGGCGTACCTGATCGACGGCGCGGCCGATATCGATCTGGCCTGGTTCCGAGGCGACGAGACGGTGCTCGTCACGGCCGGAGCGAGTGCGCCGGAGCTCGTCGTCGACGATTGCTTGGAATACCTGAAGCGAAAGTTCGGCGCCACGGTCGAGCTGCGCATGGTCCGCGAGGAAGAGGTGTACTTCCCGTTGCCGCGCGAACTGCGCCGCGCCGGCAGCGAGCGCCAGGAGCCGAGCACGCTCTTCGCGGCAGCCCAGCGAGAATCGTAA
- a CDS encoding cupin domain-containing protein encodes MTSAVRYVRRELSEVKPWIETCGLIRPLIEAADGAAGEVHHLEITDAKLHYHKRTDEFYYVLSGQGRMALDDAEIELHEGVVVYVPRGTKHRAWGDLKVLVVCIPNGVLDDVHEVD; translated from the coding sequence ATGACCTCAGCCGTTCGGTACGTCAGGCGGGAACTTTCCGAAGTGAAACCGTGGATCGAGACGTGCGGTCTTATTCGGCCGTTGATCGAAGCCGCCGACGGGGCCGCCGGTGAAGTTCACCATTTGGAGATCACCGACGCGAAGCTGCATTATCACAAGCGGACGGACGAGTTCTACTACGTCCTGTCGGGCCAAGGTCGCATGGCGCTGGACGACGCGGAGATCGAGCTTCACGAAGGGGTCGTCGTCTACGTTCCGCGCGGCACGAAACACCGCGCGTGGGGCGATCTCAAAGTCCTCGTGGTCTGCATTCCCAACGGCGTCCTCGACGACGTTCATGAAGTCGACTGA
- the flgM gene encoding flagellar biosynthesis anti-sigma factor FlgM: MQIYGANGVHGVQSLSAPHSRKIDAPQTTSSAQPQDEVQISSAASFIDQVHQVPDIRQDRVAAIKAAIADGTYETSGKLDAALNAFLDEIA, encoded by the coding sequence ATGCAGATTTACGGTGCCAACGGAGTTCACGGGGTTCAAAGCTTGAGCGCTCCGCATTCGCGCAAGATCGACGCGCCGCAGACCACCTCGAGCGCTCAGCCGCAAGACGAAGTTCAGATCTCGTCGGCCGCGAGCTTCATCGACCAAGTTCACCAAGTGCCCGACATCCGCCAAGATCGGGTTGCCGCGATCAAGGCCGCGATCGCCGACGGCACGTATGAGACCTCGGGCAAGCTCGACGCCGCCCTCAACGCCTTCCTCGACGAAATCGCCTAA
- a CDS encoding DUF1080 domain-containing protein has product MSATLRCFSFAHWFGIASLAATLLGCNPPTAPKTSGSATSAATGSSSVVVATPTATTPIAAAPTASAPTLSASSTSTPSAASTATPSTPWTGSKLTSAEIDAGWLSLFDGNTLYGWEPASEADWKVVDGTITVATGKPGLLCTTSDFGDYEFKCDFKAPEKTNSGIFLRTPLKPTDAKTDCYELNIAAPEVSPFSNGGFVGRVKATKYIAATEWRTYDVSAVGGHFVIKIDGETVLDYTDPTPVGRGRIGLQLNSGEVAFRNIKLKPLGLKSLFNGKDLAGWKVKEGPELKSVYSVTPEGAINVKNGRGQLESDAQFADFTLQFEVFSNGKHLNSGVFFRSIPGETMNGYEFQVQNGYKDGDRTKPLDCGTGGIFRRQDARMVVSDDFAWTHMTLIASGPHMAGWVNGVQVSDWTDARPADANPRKGLRIEPGTFIIQGHDPTTDLSFRDISAAELPKR; this is encoded by the coding sequence ATGTCCGCAACGCTCCGCTGCTTTTCGTTCGCTCACTGGTTCGGCATCGCGTCCCTCGCGGCGACGTTGCTCGGCTGCAACCCGCCGACGGCACCGAAGACTTCCGGCTCAGCGACTTCAGCAGCGACCGGATCTTCTAGTGTCGTGGTCGCAACGCCGACGGCAACCACTCCGATTGCTGCAGCACCTACCGCTTCCGCACCTACACTTTCCGCATCATCGACTTCGACGCCGAGTGCCGCTTCCACTGCAACACCTTCCACCCCCTGGACCGGCAGCAAGCTCACTTCCGCCGAGATCGACGCCGGTTGGCTTTCGCTCTTCGACGGCAACACGCTCTACGGTTGGGAGCCTGCGAGCGAGGCCGATTGGAAGGTCGTCGACGGCACGATCACGGTCGCCACCGGTAAGCCGGGCCTCCTCTGCACGACGAGCGACTTCGGCGACTACGAGTTCAAGTGCGACTTCAAAGCTCCGGAGAAGACCAACTCCGGCATCTTCCTGCGCACGCCGCTCAAGCCGACCGATGCGAAGACCGATTGCTACGAGCTCAACATCGCCGCGCCGGAAGTGAGCCCGTTCTCCAATGGCGGGTTCGTCGGCCGCGTGAAGGCGACGAAGTATATCGCCGCGACCGAGTGGCGCACGTACGACGTCTCGGCGGTCGGCGGGCATTTCGTCATCAAGATCGACGGCGAAACGGTTCTCGATTACACCGACCCCACGCCGGTCGGCCGAGGCCGCATCGGGCTGCAACTCAACTCGGGCGAAGTCGCCTTTCGCAACATCAAGCTCAAGCCGCTCGGCCTCAAGAGCCTCTTCAACGGCAAAGACCTCGCCGGCTGGAAAGTGAAGGAAGGGCCCGAGCTGAAGAGCGTGTATAGCGTGACGCCGGAAGGAGCGATCAACGTGAAGAACGGCAGGGGTCAGCTCGAAAGCGACGCTCAGTTCGCCGACTTCACCCTCCAGTTCGAGGTCTTCTCCAACGGCAAGCATCTCAACTCCGGCGTCTTCTTCCGGAGCATTCCCGGCGAGACGATGAACGGCTACGAGTTCCAAGTGCAAAACGGCTACAAAGACGGCGACCGGACGAAGCCGCTCGATTGCGGCACCGGCGGCATCTTTCGCCGGCAAGACGCGCGAATGGTCGTGAGCGACGACTTCGCTTGGACCCACATGACCCTCATCGCCTCGGGCCCGCACATGGCCGGCTGGGTGAACGGCGTGCAAGTCAGCGATTGGACCGACGCACGCCCGGCGGACGCGAACCCGCGCAAAGGGCTGCGCATCGAGCCGGGCACGTTCATCATTCAAGGCCACGACCCGACGACGGATCTATCGTTCCGCGACATCAGCGCGGCGGAACTACCGAAGCGTTAG
- a CDS encoding squalene/phytoene synthase family protein has product MSAPSTIGTRHVSLDESYRLCRELARRAARNFYYAFWVLPPEKQRAMCALYAFFRRTDDLGDDQGSVEEKRAALNSWRAALRRAWSADLAQGEEFADPLLPALIDSARRFRIPAEYFEIAIEGVESDLDRTGFATFAELEAYCYQVASVVGLACIHVWGFDPQPAAYEAARRCGLAFQLTNILRDIVEDANLGRTYLPLEDLARYDLTPAQLAATKLEDAQAAERRRALVHEVSERAEAYYRDARALLPFLSRDGKSIYAAMFDIYHALLLKMRRRNYDVFTSRVRLPAWYKAALALRRMWPKLLPFRTSS; this is encoded by the coding sequence ATGAGCGCCCCTTCGACGATCGGCACCCGACACGTTTCGCTCGACGAGAGTTATCGCCTCTGCCGCGAACTGGCCCGCCGCGCCGCGCGCAACTTTTATTACGCCTTCTGGGTCTTGCCGCCGGAGAAGCAGCGGGCGATGTGCGCGCTCTACGCTTTCTTTCGCCGCACCGACGATCTAGGCGACGACCAAGGCAGCGTCGAGGAGAAACGGGCCGCGCTGAATTCGTGGCGGGCCGCGCTGCGTCGAGCGTGGTCGGCCGACCTTGCGCAGGGAGAAGAATTCGCAGACCCGTTGCTGCCGGCGCTGATCGACTCGGCCCGCCGCTTTCGCATCCCGGCCGAGTATTTCGAGATCGCGATCGAAGGGGTCGAAAGCGATCTCGATCGGACCGGCTTCGCGACCTTCGCCGAACTCGAAGCGTACTGTTATCAAGTCGCCTCGGTCGTCGGACTGGCTTGCATTCATGTTTGGGGGTTCGATCCGCAACCGGCCGCGTATGAAGCGGCACGGCGCTGCGGCCTCGCGTTTCAACTGACGAATATCTTGCGCGACATCGTCGAAGACGCAAACCTCGGCCGAACCTATCTCCCGCTCGAAGACCTCGCCCGCTACGACCTCACCCCTGCGCAACTAGCGGCGACGAAACTTGAAGACGCACAAGCGGCCGAGCGACGGCGTGCGCTGGTGCACGAAGTCTCCGAACGGGCCGAGGCGTATTACCGCGATGCGCGGGCTCTGCTCCCGTTTCTAAGCCGCGACGGGAAGAGCATCTACGCTGCGATGTTCGATATCTATCATGCGCTCCTGTTGAAGATGCGCCGTCGCAATTACGATGTCTTCACCAGCCGCGTGCGTTTGCCGGCGTGGTATAAAGCGGCGCTCGCGCTGCGCCGGATGTGGCCGAAGCTGCTGCCGTTTCGGACGAGCTCATGA
- the hpnE gene encoding hydroxysqualene dehydroxylase HpnE: MSAPPTSAERTDRSNSEQSPSIAIVGGGLAGLAAAAALSERGLRVEVYEARRQLGGRATSWREPESGRSVDFCQHVGMACCTNLADFCRDLELDRFFRRDARLHFFTPDGRRYDLAASPWLPAPAHLLPALLRSGYLSWRERFGVARAMLSLARTRASDEHDGPTIGAWLAAQHQSPRAIELFWTPVLVSALGESIERASLKYARKVFVDGLMTNRGGYRIDVPTLPLSEIYGEHGTAKLRSRGVQIHASVPIRGVRAQGDGRFELQLDDDVRRTVDQVIVAVPWRKAAELLGGFVELRDAAAEWRSIAGAPISGVHLWFDRPLTDLPHAVLIGTLSQWLFAGASPTPGEFYYQVVVSASYDLDAMDKRAAIERIVGELRRAFPAAAAAQLLRSKIVTERDAVFSTRPGIDAIRPRQTTAVPGLFVAGDWTDVGWPATMEGAVRSGRLAAEGVLTRIGRPERLLVPDLPRSFGARLLLGNRA, translated from the coding sequence ATGAGCGCGCCACCCACAAGCGCAGAACGAACCGATCGCAGCAACTCGGAACAGTCGCCATCGATCGCGATCGTCGGCGGCGGGCTCGCCGGCTTGGCAGCCGCTGCCGCTCTCTCCGAGCGCGGGCTGCGTGTCGAAGTTTACGAAGCGCGGCGTCAACTCGGAGGACGAGCGACTTCGTGGCGCGAACCCGAAAGCGGCCGCTCGGTCGACTTCTGTCAGCATGTCGGCATGGCGTGTTGCACGAACCTCGCCGACTTTTGCCGCGACCTGGAATTGGATCGCTTCTTTCGTCGCGACGCTCGACTCCATTTCTTCACGCCCGACGGCCGGCGCTACGATCTTGCGGCAAGCCCTTGGCTCCCCGCGCCGGCGCATTTGTTGCCGGCGCTGTTGCGCAGCGGCTACCTTTCGTGGCGCGAGCGGTTCGGCGTGGCCCGAGCGATGCTCTCGTTGGCACGCACCCGCGCGAGCGACGAGCACGACGGGCCGACGATCGGGGCTTGGCTCGCAGCGCAACATCAATCGCCACGCGCGATCGAACTCTTTTGGACGCCGGTGCTCGTCAGTGCGCTCGGCGAATCGATCGAGCGAGCTTCGCTAAAATACGCGCGCAAGGTTTTCGTCGACGGCTTGATGACGAACCGCGGCGGCTACCGCATCGACGTGCCGACTTTGCCGCTCAGCGAAATCTACGGCGAGCATGGAACGGCGAAGTTGCGCAGCCGGGGCGTGCAAATTCACGCCAGCGTGCCGATTCGCGGCGTGCGTGCGCAGGGCGACGGCCGCTTCGAGTTGCAACTGGACGACGACGTGCGGCGCACGGTCGATCAGGTGATCGTCGCGGTCCCGTGGCGGAAAGCGGCCGAGTTGCTCGGCGGCTTCGTGGAGCTTCGCGATGCGGCGGCCGAGTGGCGCTCGATCGCCGGTGCGCCGATCTCGGGCGTGCATCTCTGGTTCGATCGCCCGCTCACCGACCTGCCGCATGCCGTGCTCATCGGCACGCTCAGCCAGTGGCTCTTCGCCGGCGCGAGCCCGACGCCCGGCGAGTTCTATTATCAGGTCGTCGTCAGCGCTTCGTACGACTTAGACGCCATGGACAAGCGCGCGGCGATCGAGCGGATCGTCGGCGAGTTGCGGCGCGCGTTCCCTGCGGCGGCCGCGGCGCAGTTGCTGCGTTCGAAGATCGTCACGGAGCGCGACGCGGTCTTCTCGACGCGGCCCGGCATCGACGCGATCCGCCCCCGGCAGACGACCGCCGTGCCGGGCTTGTTCGTCGCCGGCGATTGGACCGACGTCGGCTGGCCGGCGACGATGGAAGGAGCCGTGCGCAGCGGCCGGCTTGCGGCCGAGGGAGTGCTTACGCGCATCGGACGGCCGGAGCGATTGCTGGTGCCTGATCTGCCGCGAAGCTTCGGAGCGCGGCTGCTGTTGGGAAACCGCGCGTGA